Proteins encoded by one window of Arabidopsis thaliana chromosome 2, partial sequence:
- the ARPC1B gene encoding actin-related protein C1B has translation MAVVDVHRFAESITCHAWSPDLSMVALCPNNTEVHIYKSLSQDHWERLHVLQKHDQIVSGIDWSSKSNKIVTVSHDRNSYVWSLEGAEWVPTLVILRLNRAALCVQWSPKENKFAVGSGAKTVCICYYEQENNWWVSKLIRKRHESSVTSVAWHPNNVLLATTSTDGKCRVFSTFIKGVDTKDSKAGSPAETKFGEQILQLDLSYSWAFGVKWSPSGNTLAYVGHSSMIYFVDDVGPSPLAQSVAFRDLPLRDVLFISEKMVIGVGYDSNPMVFAADDTGIWSFIRYIGEKKAASSGSSYSSQFSEAFGKFYGSQSKSTTANDASDSRGGVHDNSITSIVPLGKGGSPKVMRFSTSALCRMSSPDNNHRNECYISTNLK, from the exons ATGGCAGTGGTGGATGTTCATCGTTTCGCTGAGTCAATCACTTGCCATGCTTGGAGTCCTGATCTCTCCA TGGTTGCTCTCTGTCCTAACAACACTGAAGTTCATATCTATAAATCATTGTCTCAAGACCACTGGGAGAGGTTACATGTCCTCCAAAAG CATGACCAAATTGTTTCTGGAATAGATTGGAGCTCAAAGTCCAACAAAATCGTCACTGTTTCTCATGACAGGAACTC GTACGTCTGGAGCCTGGAAGGAGCTGAATGGGTACCAACTCTCGTTATTCTTAGACTAAATCGTGCTGCACTTTGTGTCCAATGGAGCCCCAAAG AGAACAAGTTTGCTGTTGGAAGTGGTGCTAAAACTGTTTGTATTTGCTATTATGAGCAAGAGAATAACTg GTGGGTCAGTAAGCTAATCCGGAAAAGGCACGAATCTTCAGTCACATCTGTTGCTTGGCATCCTAATAAT GTTCTTCTGGCAACGACATCAACAGATGGAAAATGTCGGGTATTTTCAACATTCATCAAAGGAGTTGACACAAA GGATTCAAAAGCAGGCTCACCAGCGGAAACGAAATTTGGGGAG CAAATTCTTCAGCTTGATCTCTCATATTCTTGGGCATTTGGTGTTAAATGGTCTCCAAGTGGAAACACCTTAGCATATGTAG GTCATAGCTCCATGATTTactttgttgatgatgttggCCCTTCTCCTTTAGCCCAAAGCGTTGCATTCCGAGATTTGCCTCTTCGTGAT GTCCTGTTTATTTCTGAGAAAATGGTGATAGGGGTTGGATATGACAGCAACCCGATGGTATTTGCTGCAGATGATACTGGAATATG GAGCTTCATAAGATACattggagagaagaaagcGGCATCTTCAGGTTCCAGTTACAGTTCGCAG ttttccgAAGCGTTTGGAAAATTCTACGGTAGTCAATCAAAGTCTACAACAGCCAACGATGCTTCTGATTCACGTGGAGGCGTTCATGATAACAGCATAAC TTCCATTGTGCCTCTGGGCAAAGGAGGGAGTCCTAAAGTTATGCGATTCAGCACTTCAG CTTTGTGTCGAATGAGTTCTCCGGACAACAACCACAGAAATGAATGCTATATATCAACAAACTTGAAATGA
- a CDS encoding uncharacterized protein (unknown protein; BEST Arabidopsis thaliana protein match is: unknown protein (TAIR:AT1G06135.1); Has 16 Blast hits to 16 proteins in 2 species: Archae - 0; Bacteria - 0; Metazoa - 0; Fungi - 0; Plants - 16; Viruses - 0; Other Eukaryotes - 0 (source: NCBI BLink).), which translates to MLAIFVVFLDSTKVEATRMLRITFDSDIRFVFESLQKGTVPGSGPNRCSHIPKGSGSCHG; encoded by the coding sequence ATGCTTGCcatttttgtggttttcttGGACTCCACAAAAGTAGAAGCCACGAGGATGTTAAGAATCACCTTCGATAGTGATATCCGGTTCGTGTTCGAGTCCTTGCAGAAGGGTACGGTCCCTGGATCTGGTCCTAACCGTTGCTCTCACATCCCCAAAGGCTCGGGTTCGTGCCACGGATGA
- a CDS encoding uncharacterized protein (unknown protein; FUNCTIONS IN: molecular_function unknown; INVOLVED IN: biological_process unknown; LOCATED IN: endomembrane system; BEST Arabidopsis thaliana protein match is: unknown protein (TAIR:AT1G06135.1); Has 35333 Blast hits to 34131 proteins in 2444 species: Archae - 798; Bacteria - 22429; Metazoa - 974; Fungi - 991; Plants - 531; Viruses - 0; Other Eukaryotes - 9610 (source: NCBI BLink).): MMKKQLVVVVMLVVMFVVFLDATQVEAMRPFPDPVDEIRLLFQALQRGPVRGSGRNGCTNIPRGSGRCHN; this comes from the coding sequence ATGATGAAAAAACAATTGGTGGTCGTAGTTATGTTAGTTGTTATGTTCGTTGTTTTCTTGGACGCTACGCAAGTTGAAGCCATGAGGCCTTTCCCAGATCCCGTAGATGAGATCCGGCTTCTGTTTCAGGCGTTGCAAAGAGGACCGGTCCGTGGTTCTGGTCGGAACGGTTGCACTAATATTCCTCGCGGTTCAGGCAGATGCCATAACTGA
- the PARP1 gene encoding poly(ADP-ribose) polymerase 2 (poly(ADP-ribose) polymerase 2 (PARP2); FUNCTIONS IN: NAD+ ADP-ribosyltransferase activity, NAD or NADH binding, DNA binding, zinc ion binding; INVOLVED IN: DNA repair, response to oxidative stress, response to abscisic acid stimulus, protein amino acid ADP-ribosylation, response to abiotic stimulus; LOCATED IN: intracellular, nucleus; EXPRESSED IN: 20 plant structures; EXPRESSED DURING: 12 growth stages; CONTAINS InterPro DOMAIN/s: PADR1 (InterPro:IPR012982), Zinc finger, PARP-type (InterPro:IPR001510), WGR (InterPro:IPR008893), Poly(ADP-ribose) polymerase, regulatory domain (InterPro:IPR004102), NAD+ ADP-ribosyltransferase (InterPro:IPR008288), Poly(ADP-ribose) polymerase, catalytic domain (InterPro:IPR012317), BRCT (InterPro:IPR001357); BEST Arabidopsis thaliana protein match is: NAD+ ADP-ribosyltransferases;NAD+ ADP-ribosyltransferases (TAIR:AT5G22470.1); Has 1243 Blast hits to 1018 proteins in 163 species: Archae - 0; Bacteria - 14; Metazoa - 746; Fungi - 100; Plants - 173; Viruses - 2; Other Eukaryotes - 208 (source: NCBI BLink).) yields the protein MASPHKPWRAEYAKSSRSSCKTCKSVINKENFRLGKLVQSTHFDGIMPMWNHASCILKKTKQIKSVDDVEGIESLRWEDQQKIRKYVESGAGSNTSTSTGTSTSSTANNAKLEYGIEVSQTSRAGCRKCSEKILKGEVRIFSKPEGPGNKGLMWHHAKCFLEMSSSTELESLSGWRSIPDSDQEALLPLVKKALPAAKTETAEARQTNSRAGTKRKNDSVDNEKSKLAKSSFDMSTSGALQPCSKEKEMEAQTKELWDLKDDLKKYVTSAELREMLEVNEQSTRGSELDLRDKCADGMMFGPLALCPMCSGHLSFSGGLYRCHGYISEWSKCSHSTLDPDRIKGKWKIPDETENQFLLKWNKSQKSVKPKRILRPVLSGETSQGQGSKDATDSSRSERLADLKVSIAGNTKERQPWKKRIEEAGAEFHANVKKGTSCLVVCGLTDIRDAEMRKARRMKVAIVREDYLVDCFKKQRKLPFDKYKIEDTSESLVTVKVKGRSAVHEASGLQEHCHILEDGNSIYNTTLSMSDLSTGINSYYILQIIQEDKGSDCYVFRKWGRVGNEKIGGNKVEEMSKSDAVHEFKRLFLEKTGNTWESWEQKTNFQKQPGKFLPLDIDYGVNKQVAKKEPFQTSSNLAPSLIELMKMLFDVETYRSAMMEFEINMSEMPLGKLSKHNIQKGFEALTEIQRLLTESDPQPTMKESLLVDASNRFFTMIPSIHPHIIRDEDDFKSKVKMLEALQDIEIASRIVGFDVDSTESLDDKYKKLHCDISPLPHDSEDYRLIEKYLNTTHAPTHTEWSLELEEVFALEREGEFDKYAPHREKLGNKMLLWHGSRLTNFVGILNQGLRIAPPEAPATGYMFGKGIYFADLVSKSAQYCYTCKKNPVGLMLLSEVALGEIHELTKAKYMDKPPRGKHSTKGLGKKVPQDSEFAKWRGDVTVPCGKPVSSKVKASELMYNEYIVYDTAQVKLQFLLKVRFKHKR from the exons ATGGCAAGCCCACATAAGCCGTGGAGGGCGGAGTATGCAAAGTCGTCGAGGTCTTCATGTAAAACTTGCAAGTCCGTCATTAACAAGGAGAACTTTCGTCTTGGAAAGTTGGTTCAATCTACTCACTTCGATGGCATCATGCCC ATGTGGAACCATGCTTCTTGTATACTAAAGAAGACGAAGCAGATAAAATC agttgatgatgttgaagGCATAGAATCACTTCGTTGGGAAGATCAGCAAAAGATTAGAAAATATGTCGAATCTGGAGCAGGGAGTAACACAAGCACAAGCACAGGCACAAGCACGAGCAGTACCGCTAATAATGCCAAACTAGAATATGGGATTGAAGTGTCACAAACTTCTCGTGCCGGTTGCAGAAAGTGTAGCGAAAAGATCTTGAAAGGAGAG gTACGTATATTCTCCAAGCCTGAAGGCCCGGGTAACAAAGGTTTGATGTGGCATCACGCTAAATGTTTCCTTGAAATGTCTTCCTCTACTGAACTGGAAAGTTTGTCTGGATGGAGAAGTATACCAGACTCAGACCAAGAAGCTCTTCTTCCCTTAGTGAAGAAAGCTCTGCCGGCAGCCAAAACTG AGACAGCAGAAGCACGTCAAACAAATTCAAGAGCAGgcacaaaacgaaaaaatgaTTCTGTTGATAACGAGAAGTCGAAACTAGCAAAAAGTAGTTTTGACATGTCTACAAGTGGTGCTTTACAACCTTGTagcaaagaaaaggaaatggaGGCCCAAACTAAGGAATTGTGGGACCTGAAGGATGATCtgaaaaaatatgtaacatcAGCTGAGTTGCGGGAAATGCTTGAAGTAAATGAACAAAGTACAAGAGGATCTGAACTTGATCTGCGTGATAAATG TGCTGATGGCATGATGTTTGGCCCACTCGCTCTCTGCCCAATGTGCTCTGGgcatctttctttctccggAGGACTTTACCGATGCCATGGATACATCTCAGAATGGAGCAAATGTTCTCATTCCACTTTGGATCCAGACCGCATCAAAGGGAAGTGGAAAATCCCTGACGAAACAGAAAATCAATTCCTTCTGAAG TGGAATAAGTCTCAAAAGAGTGTGAAGCCAAAACGTATTCTGCGTCCTGTATTGTCTGGCGAGACATCTCAGGGTCAAGGTTCTAAAGATGCAACTGACTCCTCAAGGAGTGAAAGGCTAGCAGATCTTAAAGTTTCAATTGCTGGAAATACTAAGGAAAGG CAAccatggaagaagagaattgaGGAAGCTGGTGCAGAGTTTCATGCTAATGTTAAAAAAG GTACAAGCTGTTTGGTTGTTTGTGGACTGACAGATATCAGAGACGCTGAAATGAGAAAGGCAAG GAGGATGAAAGTGGCAATCGTGAGAGAGGATTATTTGGttgattgttttaaaaaacagaggaaacttCCATTTGACAAGTACAAAATTGAAGACACTAGTGAGAGCCTTGTCACTGTTAAAGTAAAAGGACGAAGCGCTGTGCATGAAGCGTCTGGCCTCCAAGAGCACTGTCACATTCTTGAAGATGGGAACAGTATCTATAACACAACTCTGAGCATGTCTGATCTCTCTACCGGTATCAATAGTTATTACATACTCCAGATAATCCAAGAAGATAAAGGTTCAGATTGTTACGTATTTCGTAAATGGGGCCGAGTTGGAAATGAAAAGATTGGTGGTAACAAAGTGGAGGAAATGTCAAAGTCTGATGCGGTTCACGAATTCAAACGTCTATTTCTTGAAAAAACCGGAAACACATGGGAATCTTGGGAACAAAAAACGAATTTCCAGAAACAACCTGGAAAATTTCTCCCGTTGGACATT GATTATGGAGTTAATAAGCAAGTAGCCAAAAAAGAGCCATTTCAGACCAGTAGCAACCTTGCTCCATCATTAATAGAATTGATGAAGATGCTTTTTGATGTGGAAACTTACAG ATCTGCAATGATGGAGTTCGAGATAAATATGTCAGAGATGCCACTTGGGAAGCTCAGCAAACATAATATACAGAAGG GTTTTGAGGCATTGACGGAGATACAGAGGCTATTGACTGAAAGCGACCCCCAGCCTACTATGAAAGAAAGCTTGCTTGTTGATGCTAGTAACAGATTTTTTACCATGATCCCTTCTATTCATCCTCATATTATCCGAGATGAAGATGACTTTAAGTCAAAG GTGAAAATGCTCGAGGCTCTGCAGGATATCGAAATAGCTTCAAGAATAGTTGGCTTTGATGTTGATAGCACCGAATCTCTTGATGATAAGTATAAGAAGCTGCATTGCGATATCTCACCACTTCCTCATGATAGCGAAGATTATCGATTAATCGAGAAGTATCTTAACACAACTCATGCCCCAACGCATACA GAGTGGAGTCTTGAGCTAGAGGAAGTTTTTGCTCttgaaagagaaggagagttTGATAAATATGCTCCCCACAGAGAAAAACTTGGCAATAAGATGCTCCTATGGCATG GTTCTCGATTAACGAATTTTGTTGGAATATTGAACCAAGGACTGAGAATTGCACCTCCAGAAGCTCCTGCTACTGGTTACATG TTTGGAAAAGGGATATACTTTGCTGACCTTGTCAGTAAAAGTGCTCAGTACTGCTACACTTGTAAGAAAAATCCGGTGGGTCTAATGCTTCTGAGTGAAGTTGCATTGGGAGAAATACATGAGCTAACAAAAGCTAAG TATATGGATAAACCTCCGAGAGGGAAACACTCGACCAAAGGGCTCGGCAAGAAAGTGCCTCAAGATTCCGAGTTTGCCAAGTGGAGAGGTGATGTGACTGTTCCCTGTGGAAAACCTGTTTCATCAAAGGTCAAGGCTTCTGAGCTTATGTACAATGAGTATATCGTCTACGATACAGCCCAG GTGAAGTTGCAGTTCTTGTTGAAAGTAAGGTTTAAGCACAAGAGATGA
- the ARPC1B gene encoding actin-related protein C1B (actin-related protein C1B (ARPC1B); FUNCTIONS IN: actin binding, nucleotide binding; INVOLVED IN: actin filament organization; LOCATED IN: Arp2/3 protein complex, nucleus, cytoplasm; CONTAINS InterPro DOMAIN/s: WD40 repeat 2 (InterPro:IPR019782), WD40 repeat-like-containing domain (InterPro:IPR011046), Actin-related protein 2/3 complex, subunit 1 (InterPro:IPR017383), WD40-repeat-containing domain (InterPro:IPR017986), WD40/YVTN repeat-like-containing domain (InterPro:IPR015943), WD40 repeat (InterPro:IPR001680), WD40 repeat, subgroup (InterPro:IPR019781); BEST Arabidopsis thaliana protein match is: actin-related protein C1A (TAIR:AT2G30910.3); Has 4117 Blast hits to 2979 proteins in 306 species: Archae - 4; Bacteria - 869; Metazoa - 1495; Fungi - 819; Plants - 455; Viruses - 0; Other Eukaryotes - 475 (source: NCBI BLink).) translates to MAVVDVHRFAESITCHAWSPDLSMVALCPNNTEVHIYKSLSQDHWERLHVLQKHDQIVSGIDWSSKSNKIVTVSHDRNSYVWSLEGAEWVPTLVILRLNRAALCVQWSPKENKFAVGSGAKTVCICYYEQENNWWVSKLIRKRHESSVTSVAWHPNNVLLATTSTDGKCRVFSTFIKGVDTKDSKAGSPAETKFGEQILQLDLSYSWAFGVKWSPSGNTLAYVGHSSMIYFVDDVGPSPLAQSVAFRDLPLRDVLFISEKMVIGVGYDSNPMVFAADDTGIWSFIRYIGEKKAASSGSSYSSQFSEAFGKFYGSQSKSTTANDASDSRGGVHDNSITSIVPLGKGGSPKVMRFSTSGLDGKIAIWDLENMQQELGNQF, encoded by the exons ATGGCAGTGGTGGATGTTCATCGTTTCGCTGAGTCAATCACTTGCCATGCTTGGAGTCCTGATCTCTCCA TGGTTGCTCTCTGTCCTAACAACACTGAAGTTCATATCTATAAATCATTGTCTCAAGACCACTGGGAGAGGTTACATGTCCTCCAAAAG CATGACCAAATTGTTTCTGGAATAGATTGGAGCTCAAAGTCCAACAAAATCGTCACTGTTTCTCATGACAGGAACTC GTACGTCTGGAGCCTGGAAGGAGCTGAATGGGTACCAACTCTCGTTATTCTTAGACTAAATCGTGCTGCACTTTGTGTCCAATGGAGCCCCAAAG AGAACAAGTTTGCTGTTGGAAGTGGTGCTAAAACTGTTTGTATTTGCTATTATGAGCAAGAGAATAACTg GTGGGTCAGTAAGCTAATCCGGAAAAGGCACGAATCTTCAGTCACATCTGTTGCTTGGCATCCTAATAAT GTTCTTCTGGCAACGACATCAACAGATGGAAAATGTCGGGTATTTTCAACATTCATCAAAGGAGTTGACACAAA GGATTCAAAAGCAGGCTCACCAGCGGAAACGAAATTTGGGGAG CAAATTCTTCAGCTTGATCTCTCATATTCTTGGGCATTTGGTGTTAAATGGTCTCCAAGTGGAAACACCTTAGCATATGTAG GTCATAGCTCCATGATTTactttgttgatgatgttggCCCTTCTCCTTTAGCCCAAAGCGTTGCATTCCGAGATTTGCCTCTTCGTGAT GTCCTGTTTATTTCTGAGAAAATGGTGATAGGGGTTGGATATGACAGCAACCCGATGGTATTTGCTGCAGATGATACTGGAATATG GAGCTTCATAAGATACattggagagaagaaagcGGCATCTTCAGGTTCCAGTTACAGTTCGCAG ttttccgAAGCGTTTGGAAAATTCTACGGTAGTCAATCAAAGTCTACAACAGCCAACGATGCTTCTGATTCACGTGGAGGCGTTCATGATAACAGCATAAC TTCCATTGTGCCTCTGGGCAAAGGAGGGAGTCCTAAAGTTATGCGATTCAGCACTTCAG GATTGGATGGCAAAATAGCCATATGGGATCTAGAGAACATGCAACAAGAACTTGGCAATcagttttaa
- the INH3 gene encoding inhibitor-3 (INHIBITOR-3 (INH3); CONTAINS InterPro DOMAIN/s: Protein phosphatase inhibitor (InterPro:IPR011107); Has 380 Blast hits to 378 proteins in 162 species: Archae - 0; Bacteria - 0; Metazoa - 171; Fungi - 140; Plants - 35; Viruses - 0; Other Eukaryotes - 34 (source: NCBI BLink).) — translation MSTATRPSSSATTSVILENPVSQSQPTERLVLRLNRKKKKVSWKDGTVDNEFMQKKSSKKCCIFHKQKPFDEDDSEEEDDNNHHCDHNHEHSESGEASSSNDSKAVD, via the coding sequence ATGAGCACAGCAACAAGGCCTTCCTCTTCAGCAACAACTTCTGTCATATTAGAAAACCCTGTTTCTCAATCACAACCTACTGAAAGATTAGTGCTTCGGTTGaaccggaagaagaagaaagtttcatGGAAAGATGGGACTGTAGACAATGAGTTTATGCAGAAGAAGAGTTCGAAGAAGTGTTGCATCTTTCATAAACAGAAGCCTTTTGATGAGGATgacagtgaagaagaagatgataacaaCCATCACTGTGATCATAACCATGAACACTCCGAATCTGGTGAGGCATCTTCTTCTAATGATTCTAAAGCCGTTGACTAA
- the emb1381 gene encoding embryo defective 1381 (embryo defective 1381 (emb1381); Has 35333 Blast hits to 34131 proteins in 2444 species: Archae - 798; Bacteria - 22429; Metazoa - 974; Fungi - 991; Plants - 531; Viruses - 0; Other Eukaryotes - 9610 (source: NCBI BLink).) — MVNKHWKIIPKPLLETVLNNHVQRHRVPQPLILHGPRGVGKTTLILNRLLGDWNKGPHLAGYVDFAQSITEHHPDHHQSYPWTSWTSVDPPLLSNCKTQLENCLESMSHKAIKLGSISSQQIFTTMNKWYGLNTALRRILQGYNIAVPEKVSVSFLWERAVYALSVRQNADEIDGLLELEEKGNSLSVEEASYYRETAFALRLAKEVIKVHQGWKANAIAHLNRTNGFSRTLANSCTDWPLLMLELLSQAAEIGFFQPKLVLNNIEILKRAIQTDDSTVSASMYHDNLIWRIIALGANERCLPVLFVTSDSYYSYQAFVDYGFPDIFISRETFGWNPQEAKLHMVPDYFSASEWTIIADVLGANSRHLFELYALKQSNHYQSLMGSKAGTFEDIVDAYLAYLQVAVVNPAMDKALLRLQRYATDVRKGSIPYEKLRFGASWRHPPQTEDPTQNSEWAKIQLMDFVQALVNTEFAVNYLGDYSLEIFEDPSAMALVEVGILYTQRDPSFFRPISQGIKRCLVRWLIQERMQMSYWSSTKYWWQRIIRGRYYKHLMLGYRT, encoded by the exons aTGGTGAATAAACATTGGAAGATAATTCCAAAGCCGCTTCTAGAAACAGTTCTCAACAACCATGTCCAACGCCACCGTGTTCCTCAGCCTCTCATCCTCCATGGTCCTCGTGGCGTCGGCAAAACCACATTGATCCTCAACC GTCTACTCGGAGATTGGAACAAAGGGCCACATCTCGCTGGCTATGTAGATTTTGCGCAATCGATAACGGAACACCATCCAGATCACCACCAATCATATCCATGGACGTCTTGGACCAGTGTTGACCCACCGTTGTTGTCCAATTGCAAAACCCAGCTCGAGAATTGTCTTGAATCTATGAGTCACAAAGCTATCAAACTTGGGAGTATAAGCTCGCAGCAGATTTTCACTACTATGAACAAATGGTATGGTCTTAATACTGCACTTCGTCGTATACTTCAGGGTTATAACATTGCTGTTCCAGAGAAAGTCTCGGTTTCATTTCTCTGGGAACGGGCTGTGTATGCCCTATCTGTTCGACAAAATGCCGATGAGATTGATGGGTTGCTTGAATTGGAAGAGAAAGGTAATAGCTTGTCCGTTGAAGAGGCTTCGTATTATAGAGAGACTGCTTTTGCGTTAAGATTGGCTAAAGAGGTTATTAAGGTGCACCAGGGTTGGAAAGCCAATGCCATTGCTCATCTTAATCGAACTAATGGGTTTTCGAGAACTTTAGCGAATTCATGTACTGATTGGCCGTTGCTAATGCTTGAGTTGTTATCACAAGCTGCAGAGATTGGCTTCTTCCAG CCTAAGCTGGTCTTGAACAACATTGAAATCTTGAAGAGGGCTATTCAGACTGATGATTCAACAGTCTCAGCGTCAATGTACCATGACAATCTTATTTGGAGAATAATAGCGTTAGGTGCGAATGAGCGCTGTCTACCTGTCCTATTCGTGACTTCGGACAG CTACTATTCATATCAAGCCTTTGTTGACTACGGGTTTCCAGACATTTTCATCTCTCGTGAG ACATTTGGATGGAATCCTCAAGAAGCAAAATTACACATGGTTCCTGATTACTTCAGTGCTTCGGAG TGGACTATCATTGCTGATGTTCTTGGTGCGAATTCTCGGCATCTATTTGAGCTTTATGCGCTTAAACAAAGTAATCATTACCAGAG TTTGATGGGGAGTAAAGCAGGTACATTTGAAGATATTGTGGATGCATACTTGGCATATTTACAA GTTGCTGTGGTTAATCCTGCAATGGACAAAGCGTTGTTGCGGCTTCAACGGTATGCCACTGATGTACGAAAAGGAAGCATTCCGTATGAAAAATTACGTTTTGGTGCTTCATGGAGGCATCCTCCGCAAACTGAGGATCCTACACAGAACTCTGAGTGGGCTAAAATTCAGCTGATGGATTTTGTCCAAGCTCTTGTCAATACAGAATTCGCG GTAAATTATTTGGGTGACTATAGCCTTGAGATCTTTGAAGACCCTTCAGCTATGGCATTGGTTGAG GTTGGGATACTGTATACTCAGCGAGATCCATCTTTTTTCCGGCCAATATCTCAAGGCATTAAAAGATGCCTTGTTAGATG GCTCATCCAAGAGCGGATGCAGATGAGTTATTGGAGCTCAACAAAATATTGGTGGCAGAGAATCATCCGGGGTCGTTATTACAAGCATTTAATGCTTGGCTACAGAACATAG
- the LBD14 gene encoding LOB domain-containing protein 14 (LOB domain-containing protein 14 (LBD14); CONTAINS InterPro DOMAIN/s: Lateral organ boundaries, LOB (InterPro:IPR004883); BEST Arabidopsis thaliana protein match is: lateral organ boundaries-domain 29 (TAIR:AT3G58190.1); Has 1007 Blast hits to 1003 proteins in 25 species: Archae - 0; Bacteria - 0; Metazoa - 0; Fungi - 0; Plants - 1007; Viruses - 0; Other Eukaryotes - 0 (source: NCBI BLink).), which translates to MGGLGSPCGGCKFLRRKCVEGCVFAPYFCYEEGSSNFAAIHKVFGASNFSKLISHLPDHDRCDAVRTISYEAHSRLHDPIYGCVSQIFSLQQQVVSLQAQVVLLREEASRRFPQDDPGCNMKQQEKVLAQQMPQDLHNWFHQGILDSDFDPMSGTTRDNERSMDHNESPCSSNESLNYYQEVNFPWSV; encoded by the exons ATGGGAGGTTTAGGCTCACCATGTGGAGGATGCAAGTTCTTGCGTAGGAAATGTGTAGAGGGTTGTGTATTTGCACCATACTTTTGCTACGAAGAAGGATCTTCTAATTTTGCAGCCATTCACAAAGTGTTTGGAGCTAGCAACTTCTCTAAGCTCATTTCTCATCTCCCTGATCATGACCGATGTGACGCCGTACGAACCATCTCTTACGAGGCTCACTCTCGTCTCCATGATCCTATTTACGGCTGCGTCTCCCAAATCTTCTCCCTCCAACAACAG GTTGTTAGTTTACAAGCACAAGTGGTTCTACTTAGAGAAGAAGCTTCGAGAAGGTTCCCTCAAGATGATCCTGGTTGTAATATGAAGCAACAAGAAAAGGTTCTTGCTCAACAAATGCCACAAGATCTTCACAATTGGTTTCACCAAGGAATCTTGGACTCAGACTTCGACCCAATGAGTGGTACTACACGCGACAATGAGCGGTCCATGGATCATAATGAGTCTCCTTGTAGCTCAAATGAATCACTTAATTACTACCAGGAGGTCAATTTTCCTTGGTCTGTTTGA